A region from the Rhodamnia argentea isolate NSW1041297 chromosome 7, ASM2092103v1, whole genome shotgun sequence genome encodes:
- the LOC115745842 gene encoding uncharacterized protein LOC115745842, giving the protein MKEMEGESRTECSVECQSSYQNKEEGESDSNEDKSKAVNDGSSSNSTVEEMSHDGRRHHQKKPSVRPYIRSKMPRLRWTPDLHLRFLHAVERLGGQDRATPKLVLQLMNIKGLSIAHVKSHLQMYRNKKMDENGQVLADHRHLAECGENNIVYKFSQLPMLQGYTGQTSNFGYGDPCWRAGGYQMHKNSFFGRSSRDETRPGLHGRVAEILFGSKNGIWSNFLLGASSFSRQPNWTNQQEVRYPYTSPHNQETWKNIESRMSHIEHQCVAQLGAEGGENGNFYKSITSELKRKFDVADIDLNLSLQVNHDHGEGHGSSEEENDVDSSLSLSLFSARASEHRKLNEESNEIKEHSVGRASTLDLTL; this is encoded by the exons ATGAAGGAGATGGAGGGAGAGAGCCGTACGGAGTGTTCGGTGGAGTGTCAGTCATCCTACCAGAACAAGGAGGAGGGCGAGAGCGACAGCAATGAAGACAAAAGTAAGGCTGTGAATGATGGGAGCTCCAGCAACAGCACCGTGGAAGAGATGAGTCATGATGGTCGTCGTCATCATCAGAAGAAGCCGTCTGTGCGTCCGTACATCAGATCCAAGATGCCAAGGCTTCGCTGGACACCTGATCTTCACCTCCGCTTTCTTCATGCTGTTGAAAGGCTTGGTGGTCAAGACA GAGCGACGCCAAAGCTGGTTCTTCAGTTGATGAACATTAAAGGCCTTAGCATTGCTCATGTGAAGAGTCATCTTCAG ATGTATAGAAACAAAAAGATGGATGAAAACGGTCAAG TGCTGGCGGATCATAGGCATCTTGCGGAATGTGGAGAGAACAATATTGTCTATAAATTCAGTCAACTGCCAATGCTTCAAGGCTATACTGGCCAAACTTCAAATTTCGG ATATGGAGATCCCTGTTGGAGAGCTGGCGGATACCAAATGCATAAGAATTCCTTCTTCGGTCGGAGCTCAAGGGACGAAACCAGACCCGGGTTACATGGGAGAGTTGCGGAGATATTATTTGGCAGTAAAAATGGCATCTGGTCTAATTTCTTGCTGGGTGCTTCCTCCTTTAGCCGCCAACCCAACTGGACCAACCAACAAGAAGTTAGGTATCCATACACATCTCCACACAATCAAGAAACCTGGAAAAATATCGAAAGCAGAATGAGCCATATTGAGCATCAGTGCGTCGCACAACTAGGAGCCGAAGGTGGAGAAAATGGAAATTTCTACAAGAGTATCACTTCTGAATTGAAGAGGAAGTTCGATGTCGCGGACATCGACCTAAATCTCTCTCTTCAGGTGAACCATGACCATGGCGAAGGACATGGGAGTTCAGAGGAGGAGAATGATGTCGATAGTAGTTTGTCTTTGTCTTTGTTTTCTGCAAGAGCATCCGAACATAGGAAACTGAATGAAGAAAGTAATGAAATTAAAGAACATAGTGTTGGAAGGGCAAGTACTCTTGATCTGACTCTATGA